ATTAACATCACCGGTGTTTGTATCATAAAATGCACCAAAAGAAATTGGATTAACTGCCTGAATTGTATGCATTTCCATTGTACCACCGGTATAGGAAGCATGAAAATTCAGTTTATTTAAGCGGAAATCCCCGTCTGTAAAATCCCGAAGTTTTAAATTTACCTGAGATCCATCAAAATTATCTGTAATTGAACCTGAAACTGAGACTTTTCCTGAAATATTTCTGTTTATTGCCGTTACAAAAGCATTCAAAACAGCCTCAGACTGAATTTCAATTGTATTTTTTCGCAAAGAATTATTTACAGCAAGATTTTTGAGATTTATAAGCGTGCTGACATTTTCATCATTATATTCCAGATTTATGTTTTTAAGTTTTATGTTTTCTGGAATTATTTTTTTGATTTCCGCAAGCCCCTGAGATGTGCCACCTTTTTTATTGAAGCGCTCAGTAAGTTTTATAAGTTCATCTACATCAAGATTTATTCCGTCAATTACTACACTGGAAATACCTTTCTGAAAATTCTTTTTGAAGATATTTAGAAGACTATAAGTGACTCTGGTTTTATTTACTGTAAGCAGTTGAGCTCCGTCATCATCAAATACGCGGATATTATGTATATAAAAATTTGAAAGAAGAGATGGAGAAAGCCTTTCATAAGAAATACTAAGTCCAGTCTGCTCGTGGAGCATTGTTGTAAAACTGTAAATTCTGTCATTAACGCCGTTAGTAATGAGCCTTTTGATTGGAGCAGAAATCAGCAGAGCTGTAAGAACGAGAAGAATCATAATGTAACTACGGACACGGCCGTTTTTATACAATGAGCCCATTTTAGCCTATCTATTATATCGGAATTTTTGATTATAATATAGTATAAAAACAAACAACCCTTTATAATGAAAGTTATGATATTAAAGAATTTTATTGTTTTTGAAGGAATTGACGGGGCTGGCACCTCGACTCAGATAAAAAAGCTTGTAGAACGCGGAAATAGTAGTTGTGAAGGTCGTTTTGTTGCCACAGCAGAACCAACTACAGGCGAAACCGGCCGTTTTTTACGCCGTATGCTTGGCGGTGAGTTCAGTGTTGATGAAAAAACAAACGCTTACCTGTTTGCCGCAGACCGCTGTGAACATATTTTCGGTAAAGACGGCGTAAAAGAACTCTGTGACAGCGGCAAAATTGTCGTAAGCGACAGATATTTTTTCTCAAGCATGGCATATCAGTCGGTTTCATGTGGGGATGAGTTACCAAAACTTTTGAATTCAACTTTTCCATTACCGGAAATCCTATTTTACTTTGAAATAAATCCTGAAATCTCGCTGGGACGTGTAAATGCACGTGGCGAAAGTAAAGAAATCTACGAAACTATAGAAAAACAGAAAGCTATTGCAGCACAGTATGAAAAAGTGATTTCTGAATATGAAAAAACTGCCGGCGAAACTGGAATGAAAATAATTCGTATAAACGCCGCAGATACAATTGAAAATATATCTGAAGAAATTTGGAAATATATAAATAAATAACAGATATTTCACCTGAAAAACGGCGGAGTGGGAAAACACCTCATGCTGCATCGAGGAGTTTTGGCGCTTAGCCATCGAAAACAATCCGAGGATTTTTCGAAGAAAAACCGCAGGATTGTTAACACAAAAAACTAGCTCGCCCGCAGCATGAGGGGTTTTACCACGGGAGCCGGTTTTCAGGTGAAGATTTCTGCAAATATTCGTTTACTAAACATTTTTCCAATACTTCCGATAATAAAAACGTGAAAAAGCGTTTATTTACAATACTTCTTACATCTATCATTATCTTCTTTCATACCTCTCCAACATTTGCCTACATGGTAAAATTCAAGGAAGACTGGTATAAGCTTTATCACGTTCATTATCAGCAGTATCCTGATGACTGCATTGAAAATATCTACTGGCTGGAAAAGGCTGCTCAGGCAGACTTCTGTAATCCTCAGTTTACCGACGCAAAAATCACAACTGAAAAAGAATGGGAAAAATACAGATATCTTTTCCAGATGCATATCAATCTGAAGCTCATAGAACAGCACCTCCGACTTGGACGCACTTACGACAAAAAGTGCATTTATTTCTACGATGCACCATGGCAAGACGAATATCTACGCAATATGGAAAAAGCGCTCAGCTGCTATAAGGCAGGACTATATTACTGGCAGGAAGCAAAGGTCTGGTGTGAAAAAGCTAATGCAGCCTCTTTCAATTTTATGTTCATCACAGCAAAACAGAACTGGGAAGATGAACGCGAACGTATTGCAGAAGGCAAGCTTGATTACGAAAAAATGCTCAATCGTGAAATAGATCGTCTGGAAAAAAACATAAAAGAACTTAACGAAATGGATAAAAAATACTAGAATAGGCTCATTATGAGTCAAAACAGTTTTAAAATTTCTTATCCAGCCCTTCATGCAGGCACAAACAAATCTCTTATCAAATTCATTTCTGGAACTCCAGATTTAGCAGCACTCTTTTTCGAAGGCGAAGAAGCACAGGAAACACGCCGCCGCTTTTTTGTAACTGATGCCACAGTTGCAAGTCTTGAGTGCATGCAGTCTTTTATTTCTAAATTTGATGATGGCGTTTGCGGCAAAGACTGTCTCTTAATTCTTGGCTCAGGTGAACCATATAAAACAATTGAAAGTGTATTGAATATTGTACGCGCAGCTTTTGATGCTAATTTTACACGAAAGGATATTTTCATCGGTATCGGTGGCGGTGTAATCTGTGATTTAACAGCTTTTGCTGCATCAATCTACAAACGCGGAACTTCCGTTCAGTTTGTTCCTACTACCCTTCTTGCTATGGTAGATGCATCAATCGGTGGTAAGACTGGCTGTGATTTTGAAAATTACAAAAACATAATCGGAACATTCTTCCCAGCGACAAAACTTTTCTACTTCCCGGAGTTTGTTCAGTATCTCCCAGAAAATCAGTATAACTCAGGTCTTGCAGAAGCATTTAAAACTGCTCTTCTTTTTGACAAAGAACTTTATGATATGTTTAAGAATGATGCTGATAAAATCAATTCACGAGACAGCAAAACACTTGAGAAAATCATTCATAAATGCGTAAAGGCAAAAGGAAGTATTGTTGAACAGGATTTTACAGAACAGGGAATCCGTGCATATCTCAATCTTGGACATACTTTTGGTCACGCTCTGGAAACTGTTGCCGGTCTTGGCTCAATTACTCATGGAGCGGCTGTTGCCTGGGGAATCGGCCGAGCTGTTGAACTTGCTTATAAAAAAGAATACTGCATGCAGGCATTCCGTGATGAAGTTTTTGGAATTCTCAAAGCGTATAAATGGTACACAGAGTCCGTACCATCATTTGTAAAAGGTGGTGGCTTTAGTGAACGTCTTATTACAATTATGCGCACAGACAAGAAAAACCTTTCAGAAAAAATCAGATTGATTATCTGCAAGGCAGTTACAGAAATTCAGATTGAAGAAGTTGATGAAAAACTTATAGCTTCTGTTTTGAAGGCTTAAATGGACAAAGAACATTATTTTGACTGGGCTGCAACAAGCCCTGCGGATGAAGATATTTTAAGAGAATCTCTTGAAGAAACTTTACAGTTCTGGGGAAACCCTTCCAGTACTCACGAGGTTGGAAAAAAAGCCCGTGAAGTTTTAGACGCTGCACGTAGCCGTGCCGCAAAAGCACTTGGAGTAAAACCAGAAACAGTTTATTTTACTTCAGGCGGAACAGAAAGCGATCAGATTCCCCTTCTTTCAGTTTTAACAAAACCAATGAAAGGAACTGTGCTTGTAAGTTCAATCGAGCATCCTGCAATCCGTGAACAATCAGAAGCTTTAAAAAACTGCGGCTGGAAAGTTGTTCAGATTCCAGCTGACTCTGATGGTATCATCCAGCCGGAAACCGTAGCAGGACTTATCACAAGCGATACAGTTCTTATCTGCATTATGGCAGTAAACAACGAAACTGGTGTTATCCAGCCGATTTACGAAATTGCAGATGCAATCACAAAAGCCTGCGAAGGAAAACGACGTCCAAAGTTCCATGTAGACTGCGTTCAGGCAGCAGGCAAAATCAACCTGAATCTTTCATACAAAGGAATAGACAGTGCAGCCCTGAGCTCACATAAAATCTGCGGCCCACGCGGTATCGGCATTCTTTATATGAAGGATGCCTGTGAACCGTTCTTACGTGGCGGCGGTCAGGAAAAAGGAATTCGAAGCGGAACAGAAAATGTTTTTGGTGCAGTAGCTTTTTCAAAATGTCTTGAGCGATATTACAACAAGGCAAAAGCATCTGATGCAGATCGCACAAACACCTTCATTGAAAAGCTTGCAGCTCTTCCCGGTTGTACCGTTGTTCCTCCAAGCCGCTTAGAAAAGAAGGAGTTGTTCTCTCCTTATGTTGTACAGGCAGCCTTCAAAAATATTCCAGGCAACGTAATGCTCCGTGCCCTCGACTCAAAAGGTTTTTCAATAAGCACCGGCAGCGCCTGCTCAGCAAAGAAAAACAAGCGTCCTGTCCTCGAAGCAATGCACGTAGATGCTAAGCTCCGTGAGAATGCAGTCCGTTTCAGTTTTGGTCCGCATACTACAGACAAGGCTGTGGAAGATTTATTGGCAGTTGTTGCAGAAATTAACGGTCAATTTAACCGCTAGAGCTATTTGCAATTTCTTTTACTTTGTGATAAATTACAAGAAATCGCACTAAATGCGACACAATTCATAAAATTACAAGGGAAGGTTCTTTACGTTTGTTTTTAAGGGCTCTCCCCTTTTAGATTTTTTTTATAAGGAGTTTTATTATGGGAGCACGTGGAGAACTTTTCACAACACAAATCTATCTTGAAAATCGTTCATATTTTTTCAATGTAAAAGAAAACCGTACAGGTGATGTATTTCTGCAGATTGTAGAAAGCAAGAACCGCGACGGAGTTGAAGCAGACCGTCATCAGATTGCAATTTTTGCAGAAGATATGCAGAAGTTCCTTCAGGGCCTC
The Treponema bryantii DNA segment above includes these coding regions:
- a CDS encoding 3-dehydroquinate synthase family protein, translated to MSQNSFKISYPALHAGTNKSLIKFISGTPDLAALFFEGEEAQETRRRFFVTDATVASLECMQSFISKFDDGVCGKDCLLILGSGEPYKTIESVLNIVRAAFDANFTRKDIFIGIGGGVICDLTAFAASIYKRGTSVQFVPTTLLAMVDASIGGKTGCDFENYKNIIGTFFPATKLFYFPEFVQYLPENQYNSGLAEAFKTALLFDKELYDMFKNDADKINSRDSKTLEKIIHKCVKAKGSIVEQDFTEQGIRAYLNLGHTFGHALETVAGLGSITHGAAVAWGIGRAVELAYKKEYCMQAFRDEVFGILKAYKWYTESVPSFVKGGGFSERLITIMRTDKKNLSEKIRLIICKAVTEIQIEEVDEKLIASVLKA
- a CDS encoding cysteine desulfurase family protein, coding for MDKEHYFDWAATSPADEDILRESLEETLQFWGNPSSTHEVGKKAREVLDAARSRAAKALGVKPETVYFTSGGTESDQIPLLSVLTKPMKGTVLVSSIEHPAIREQSEALKNCGWKVVQIPADSDGIIQPETVAGLITSDTVLICIMAVNNETGVIQPIYEIADAITKACEGKRRPKFHVDCVQAAGKINLNLSYKGIDSAALSSHKICGPRGIGILYMKDACEPFLRGGGQEKGIRSGTENVFGAVAFSKCLERYYNKAKASDADRTNTFIEKLAALPGCTVVPPSRLEKKELFSPYVVQAAFKNIPGNVMLRALDSKGFSISTGSACSAKKNKRPVLEAMHVDAKLRENAVRFSFGPHTTDKAVEDLLAVVAEINGQFNR
- the tmk gene encoding dTMP kinase, which produces MILKNFIVFEGIDGAGTSTQIKKLVERGNSSCEGRFVATAEPTTGETGRFLRRMLGGEFSVDEKTNAYLFAADRCEHIFGKDGVKELCDSGKIVVSDRYFFSSMAYQSVSCGDELPKLLNSTFPLPEILFYFEINPEISLGRVNARGESKEIYETIEKQKAIAAQYEKVISEYEKTAGETGMKIIRINAADTIENISEEIWKYINK